The following are from one region of the Channa argus isolate prfri chromosome 6, Channa argus male v1.0, whole genome shotgun sequence genome:
- the LOC137129256 gene encoding olfactory receptor 13G1-like → MTSQNTSVVVTEFIRGGFDLVKRPMAVGVIILVIYVVAVAANIVNILFIIYDQKLHKPMYLLVCNLAVVDILYTSSASPTMIGVLVAGVKTISYVPCLIQMFAFQLGWVMEMFALAVMAFDRLLAVSCPFHYHSYLTNARTLVLTYMLWIAACGFVAVLPATVIPLPHCNSVLKYTFCDYPAIIRTTCVDPNYYFNLVSIIIFFLLFLTFSFICLSYVGIIFFVKLSSDTDKKKMGSTCLSHLIVVTCYYFPVFVLVIVTRLGVVLTLEERNGLNIGSMLVPSLVNPFVYCLRTKEIKNKILNIFKKIIHLNRFS, encoded by the coding sequence ATGACTTCACAAAACACTTCAGTTGTAGTAACAGAATTCATCAGAGGTGGTTTTGATTTAGTCAAAAGACCTATGGCAGTTGGTGTGATTATACTGGTTATCTATGTTGTAGCTGTTGCAGCCAATATTGTAAacattctgtttattatttatgaccAAAAATTACACAAACCAATGTACCTTCTAGTTTGTAACCTCGCTGTTGTTGATATACTATACACCTCCAGTGCCAGTCCAACAATGATTGGGGTTTTAGTTGCTGGTGTTAAAACCATATCCTATGTTCCCTGcttaattcaaatgtttgctTTCCAGCTGGGGTGGGTGATGGAGATGTTTGCCTTAGCAGTGATGGCATTTGATAGATTGCTTGCTGTTAGTTGTCCTTTTCACTACCACAGTTATTTAACAAATGCACGTACACTGGTCCTGACATATATGCTGTGGATTGCTGCCTGTGGTTTTGTGGCTGTTCTACCTGCAACTGTGATTCCTCTGCCTCATTGCAATTCAGTACTGAAGTACACTTTCTGTGACTATCCTGCCATAATACGAACCACTTGTGTTGACCCTAACTACTATTTCAATCTGGTTTCAatcataatattttttcttctttttttaacttttagctTTATTTGCCTCTCCTATGTGGgtattatattttttgtgaaattatCCTCGGAtactgacaaaaagaaaatgggcaGCACTTGTTTGAGTCACTTGATTGTGGTAACATGTTATTACTTTCCGGTATTTGTCCTTGTTATTGTGACCAGGTTAGGTGTTGTATTAACTCTTGAGGAACGCAATGGCTTAAATATTGGGTCCATGCTTGTCCCATCTCTTGTAAATCCTTTTGTGTACTGTCTTaggacaaaagaaataaaaaataagatccttaacatatttaaaaaaatcatacatCTTAATCGATTCTCATGa
- the LOC137129257 gene encoding olfactory receptor 4D11-like, translating to MYSYNNSIKVTEFIVTGLDTTERPLVVGVIMLLIFVISVVANIVNILVIISEKKLHKPMYLLICNLAVVDILYTSSSSPTMITVLVAGVKTITYVPCLIQMFAFNLGLVMEMLVLAVMGFDRLLAVGCPFQYQSYLTNARTIVLTYILWMVGCGFVAVLPATVIPLPHCSTELKYAFCSYASLIRTTCVDPNYYFNLVAIITFFLLFFTFIFICLSYVGIILFVKLSSNIDKKKMGSTCFSHLIVVTCYYCPVFILSLLTRIGVVLTLEARNGLVIGSILGPSLVNPFVYCLRTNEIKNKIISLFKNVEAS from the coding sequence ATGTATTCATATAATAATTCAATCAAAGTAACAGAATTTATTGTGACTGGTTTAGACACAACTGAAAGGCCTTTAGTAGTTGGTGTGATCATGCTGCTTATCTTTGTGATATCTGTTGTTGCAAATATCGTAAATATCCTTGTAATTATTTCTGAGAAGAAATTGCACAAACCAATGTACCTTTTAATTTGTAACCTTGCTGTTGTTGATATATTGTACACCTCCAGTTCCAGTCCAACAATGATTACAGTTTTAGTTGCTGGTGTTAAAACCATTACCTATGTGCCGTGCTTAATACAGATGTTTGCTTTCAACTTAGGTTTGGTGATGGAGATGCTTGTCTTAGCAGTTATGGGTTTTGATCGATTGCTTGCTGTTGGTTGTCCTTTTCAATACCAAAGTTATTTGACAAATGCACGTACAATTGTCCTGACATATATTCTATGGATGGTTGGCTGTGGTTTTGTGGCTGTTCTACCTGCAACTGTGATTCCTCTCCCTCACTGCTCGACAGAGTTGAAGTATGCTTTCTGTAGCTATGCTTCCTTAATTCGAACTACTTGTGTCGATCCTAACTACTATTTTAATCTGGTTGCAATAATAAcgttttttcttctatttttcactttcatttttatttgcttgtccTACGTTGGGATAATATTGTTTGTGAAACTGTCTTCAAAtattgacaaaaagaaaatggggaGCACTTGTTTCAGTCACTTGATTGTGGTCACATGTTATTACTGTCCAGTATTTATCCTTTCTCTCTTGACCAGGATAGGTGTGGTATTAACTCTTGAGGCTCGCAATGGTTTAGTAATCGGGTCTATCCTTGGTCCTTCTCTTGTAAATCCTTTTGTGTACTGTCTTAGGACAAAcgaaattaaaaataagatcATTAGTTTGTTCAAAAATGTTGAGGCATCTTAG
- the LOC137129258 gene encoding olfactory receptor 10G4-like: MSSYNTSLKVTEFIISGLDTNERPLVFGAVILLIFVVSILANITNIFVIIYDKDLHKPMYLLICNLAVVDIIYTSSSSPTMIRVLIAGVKTIPYASCLIQMFAFHLGEVMEMLVLTVMAFDRLLAVGRPFQYNSYLTNKHTFFVTFILWIVGCGFVAVLPAIVIPLPHCSTVLKYAFCNFPSIIRTTCIDPNYYFNIVAIIMFFLLFFTFIFICLSYVGIIWFMKLSSSDKQKMGSTCFSHLISVTCYYCPVFIVTILTRIGVVLTLEARNGLAIGYILGPSLLNPFVYCLRTKEIKNRIISLFKNVMAS, encoded by the coding sequence ATGTCTTCATATAATACTTCTCTCAAAGTAACAGAATTTATTATAAGTGGTTTAGACACAAATGAAAGGCCTTTGGTATTTGGTGCAGTTATACTGCTTATCTTTGTGGTATCTATTCTAGCCAAtatcacaaatatttttgttattatttatgacAAAGACTTGCATAAACCAATGTATCTTCTGATTTGTAACCTTGCTGTTGTTGATATAATCTACACCTCCAGTTCCAGTCCAACAATGATCAGAGTTCTAATTGCCGGTGTTAAAACTATACCCTATGCGTCGTGcttaattcaaatgtttgcattccaCTTAGGAGAGGTGATGGAGATGCTTGTCTTAACAGTTATGGCATTTGATCGATTGCTTGCTGTTGGTCGACCTTTTCAATACAACAGTTATTTGACAAATAAACATACTTTTTTCGTTACATTTATCCTGTGGATAGTTGGTTGTGGTTTTGTGGCTGTTTTACCTGCAATTGTGATTCCCCTCCCTCACTGCTCTACAGTGCTGAAGTATGCTTTCTGTAACTTTCCTTCTATAATCCGAACTACTTGTATTGACCCTAACTACTACTTCAATATAGTTGCAataatcatgttttttcttctatttttcactttcatttttatttgcctttccTATGTTGGAATCATATGGTTTATGAAATTATCATCAagtgacaaacagaaaatgggAAGCACTTGTTTCAGTCACTTGATTTCAGTCACGTGTTATTACTGTCCAGTGTTTATCGTCACAATCTTGACCAGGATAGGTGTGGTATTAACTCTTGAGGCTCGCAATGGTTTAGCAATTGGGTATATCCTTGGCCCATCTCTTCTAAATCCATTTGTGTACTGTCTtagaacaaaagaaattaaaaataggaTAATTAGTCTATTCAAAAACGTTATGGCATCTTAA
- the LOC137129260 gene encoding olfactory receptor 10G4-like produces the protein MYSYNNSIKVTEFIVTGLDTTERPLVVGVIMLLIFVISVVANIVNILVIISDKKLHKPMYLLICNLAVVDILYTSSSSPTMITVLVAGVKTISYVPCLIQMFAFHLGSVMEMLVLAVMGFDRLLAVGCPFQYQSYLTNARTIVLTYILWMVGCGFVAVLPATVIPLPHCSTALKYAFCSYASLIRTTCVDPNYYFNLVAIITFFLLFFTFNFICLSYVGIILFVKLSSNIDKKKMGSTCFSHLIVVTCYYCPVFILSLLTRIGVVLTLEARNGLVIGSILGPSLVNPFVYCLRTNEIKNKIISLFKNVEAS, from the coding sequence ATGTATTCATATAATAATTCAATCAAAGTAACAGAATTTATTGTGACTGGTTTAGACACAACTGAAAGGCCTTTAGTAGTTGGTGTGATCATGCTGCTTATCTTTGTGATATCTGTTGTTGCAAATATCGTAAATATCCTTGTAATTATTTCTGACAAGAAATTGCACAAACCAATGTACCTTTTAATTTGTAACCTTGCTGTTGTTGATATATTGTACACCTCCAGTTCCAGTCCAACAATGATTACAGTTTTAGTTGCTGGTGTTAAAACCATTTCCTATGTGCCGTGCTTAATACAGATGTTTGCTTTCCACTTAGGTTCGGTGATGGAGATGCTTGTCTTAGCAGTTATGGGTTTTGATCGATTGCTTGCTGTTGGTTGTCCTTTTCAATACCAAAGTTATTTGACAAATGCACGTACAATTGTCCTGACATATATTCTGTGGATGGTTGGCTGTGGTTTTGTGGCTGTTCTACCTGCAACTGTGATTCCTCTCCCTCACTGCTCGACAGCGCTGAAGTATGCTTTCTGTAGCTATGCTTCCTTAATTCGAACTACTTGTGTCGATCCTAACTACTATTTTAATCTGGTTGCAATAATAAcgttttttcttctatttttcactttcaattttatttgcttGTCCTACGTTGGAATAATATTGTTTGTGAAACTGTCTTCAAAtattgacaaaaagaaaatggggaGCACTTGTTTCAGTCACTTGATTGTGGTCACATGTTATTACTGTCCAGTATTTATCCTTTCTCTCTTGACCAGGATAGGTGTGGTATTAACTCTTGAGGCTCGCAATGGTTTAGTAATCGGGTCTATCCTTGGTCCTTCTCTTGTAAATCCTTTTGTGTACTGTCTTAGGACAAAcgaaattaaaaataagatcATTAGTTTGTTCAAAAATGTTGAGGCATCTTAG